In Trichocoleus sp., the DNA window CCCGATCGATCCCAATTCCGCTGCTAGATTTGCTCACTCTGCAGGAATCCACCACAGCAGCCGCACAGAGATGCCTCCTCAAGAAGGAACTTCACTGATTCCGACGGCTCCAGCAATTGCCCCTGAACCTGCTGTTGTCCCACCTCGCTCGCCCGCTCAGCCGCGTCACCTCTCTCATTTCCAGACAGGCTTGGTGATGATTCTGTTCTCCACGGTCGCTTTGTCGCTGCATAACGTGGTCGTGGGGATCGTGGGCAACCCGAGTCGGCTGTTTGGCTCTTTCCCGATCGGGGGCTACATTACCCTCAATAATTTTGGCAGTTCGCTGCTGATTCTCTGGATGCGGATGCTGGTCGTTGTGCCGCTGATGGCATGGTTAGCCTCAACGCTCTATAAACCTGCTTGGCGAGACATCAAAGCGTTCTCTCAATCGAAAGATCGGCTGTTGTTAGGCAGTGTAGTTGGCAGTGGGTTCTTTCTGTTTCTGTCGCAAGTGATGATCTACATTGCGATCGGGCAGATTGGACCTGGAGTTGCTGTCACCATTCTGTTCATGTATCCCCTGGTAACAGTACCGTTAGCCTGGTATTTGTTTGGCGATCAGCCAACCCGTTTGCGTTTGCTCGTTATGGCAGCCATTTTAACGGGCGTCATTTTCACGGCTTACCCCAAGCTTACTGCAACGACGGGTGTCTCCTGGAATGGCGTACTTACAGCAGCCCTCTCTGGAACTGCCTTTGCCTGCTATCTGGTGACGATGCAAATTAGTTTCCGGAAGCTTCATCCGGTTCCGGTTAGCCTGATTCAGTTCATCACCATTTTTATCTTTGCCAGCATCAGTCTAATTGTGTTGGGTGTGCAGGTTGCCCCGACCGATCGCCTTGGGTTGGTGGTTGGCGGTCTGATTTTGGGTGGTCTGACGCTGATAGGCTATCTGCTCAACAACTTTGGGGTTCGCTTCATGGGAGCTGCTAGAGCCTCAATTATTGCGGCTAGTGGTCCTGCCCTCACTGCATTCCTGGCATTTTTAGTCACGCCAGGAAGCAGGACTGCCCTTCAAGGAATTCAAATTCTCGGCATTTTAATTGTTACCCTCGGCGTCACGGGGCTAAGCTTCGAGCGGCTGCTGCAGCAAAACCAATCTCGTCCGTCCAAGCAAGCCAACTCTTGACCAATTCCTCCTTGCAATTCCTCTGTATTTGATTTGCAAAAAGTCCCCCAATTAGATAAGAATGATTTGCAATAGGTCTTCTCAGTTGAGAGGAATTTTTGCTTGCTGTGGGAATGTGCTGCCGTGTCTCAGAAGTTGTCGAAAAATCCGCCGATCGCTGCGATTACCATTGCCCTTTCCTTAGGGCTGCATGGGCTATTGCTCTGGATGCCTTTGCCTGACAAAGCCGAATCGCCATCTAAAACCGAGACTGAAACTGACGTTCTGGAAGAAATCGCCCTGGCTCCAGTGAAGCGACCTTCGCCCCAGGCTTCTGTCCTGGCAACCCCCCAACCCAAACCCGCGCTTGCTCCTGCAAAACCGATCGCTCCCCCCCGTCCGATCGTTTCGGCACCGAGCGTTTCTGCTGCGCTTGTATCACCTCCAACACCGATCGCTGTCTCACCC includes these proteins:
- a CDS encoding EamA family transporter, coding for MGQLDELPEETQSTESAEPREAEDVLKTVTQDLRSLQQDLVAQMSQDVRRLQAEKSRLLNDIEKLQNQQQMLQSQYEVTLSRHQLAQQQAWAKQLALALANHLHTALSQRLSQMVHTQQPSGVDLPQIPAAGGELEHTNRLLASLDDTVNRTFTSLRQDLSSYESALSQQLNRMHNLGQQGEAILEVLVGRITKQLQMEAARAKTAPGHESLTDRPITAPLESATPIDPNSAARFAHSAGIHHSSRTEMPPQEGTSLIPTAPAIAPEPAVVPPRSPAQPRHLSHFQTGLVMILFSTVALSLHNVVVGIVGNPSRLFGSFPIGGYITLNNFGSSLLILWMRMLVVVPLMAWLASTLYKPAWRDIKAFSQSKDRLLLGSVVGSGFFLFLSQVMIYIAIGQIGPGVAVTILFMYPLVTVPLAWYLFGDQPTRLRLLVMAAILTGVIFTAYPKLTATTGVSWNGVLTAALSGTAFACYLVTMQISFRKLHPVPVSLIQFITIFIFASISLIVLGVQVAPTDRLGLVVGGLILGGLTLIGYLLNNFGVRFMGAARASIIAASGPALTAFLAFLVTPGSRTALQGIQILGILIVTLGVTGLSFERLLQQNQSRPSKQANS